From Clostridia bacterium, one genomic window encodes:
- a CDS encoding ABC transporter permease, which yields MFRYVAKRILFAALTILGVVTIVFVLQRTTGDPIATLLPPDVPLEEQAKLRSALGLDQPIHVQYGKFLAGLVGGDLGYSYRQGAPALGLVLERVPSTFKLAFAGMLVATAIGIPAGVLAAVYRGTVGDRIVMSLALVGQAMPVYWTGILLILLFSVRLRWLPVISDGGFVSMIMPALAVGGYSAARIARMTRSSMLEVLRTDYVRTARSKGLRNNVVIVEHALRNALIPIVTVLGMEFGSLMGGSVIVESVFAWPGVGRLAVNAIMGRDYPVVQAVVVVVSAIFVLINLGVDLTYGLLDPRISIANTTKR from the coding sequence GTGTTCAGATACGTAGCAAAGCGCATTTTATTTGCCGCACTCACGATCCTGGGTGTAGTAACGATTGTGTTCGTTCTGCAGCGAACAACCGGTGATCCTATTGCCACCCTGCTCCCGCCTGACGTTCCGCTGGAGGAGCAGGCTAAGTTGCGGTCGGCGCTCGGCCTTGATCAGCCGATCCACGTGCAGTATGGCAAGTTCCTTGCAGGCTTAGTAGGGGGCGATCTTGGGTACTCCTACCGGCAGGGCGCTCCCGCCCTCGGCTTGGTGCTGGAGCGCGTCCCGTCAACATTCAAGCTCGCGTTTGCAGGAATGCTCGTTGCAACAGCTATAGGAATACCCGCAGGCGTACTGGCTGCAGTGTATCGTGGTACTGTTGGTGATCGTATCGTAATGTCACTGGCTCTGGTTGGGCAGGCAATGCCGGTCTACTGGACCGGCATCCTGCTCATCCTGTTATTCTCAGTCAGATTGCGCTGGCTTCCGGTGATCAGCGACGGCGGATTCGTGTCGATGATCATGCCGGCGTTGGCTGTGGGCGGATACTCAGCTGCCCGAATAGCGCGTATGACTCGCTCGAGTATGCTGGAAGTGCTTCGAACGGACTATGTGAGAACTGCACGCAGCAAAGGCCTGCGTAACAATGTGGTCATAGTGGAACACGCTCTCAGGAATGCCCTGATTCCCATCGTGACGGTGCTAGGCATGGAATTCGGGAGCCTTATGGGAGGATCGGTGATTGTGGAAAGCGTGTTCGCGTGGCCGGGCGTAGGGCGGCTGGCGGTGAACGCGATCATGGGCCGCGATTACCCTGTTGTCCAGGCCGTGGTTGTGGTGGTGTCAGCCATCTTCGTGCTGATAAACTTAGGAGTTGATCTGACATATGGCCTCTTGGATCCGCGCATTAGTATCGCGAACACCACAAAGCGCTGA
- a CDS encoding ABC transporter permease — MASWIRALVSRTPQSADAEGGSQRRDLSGVVGVAIVLIVALLAAFAPFAAPHDPNAQDLLGRLKPPGWRSPYTGDRFLLGTDHLGRDVLSRIIYGSRVSLLVGIVSVAVTAALGTLLGLAAGYYRGVTETIIMRCVDLVMSLPFMLLALAVIGITGPGLQNLILVVALTRWARYTRVIYGQTLSYAQKEFVEAAQALGSSNSRILLHHMLPNLLPSTIVLATLDLGFVIILESGLSFLGLGVPPTISTWGTMLADGRAYLNNAWWMGTFPGLAIMVTVLGFNLLGDWTRDRMDPTLRV; from the coding sequence ATGGCCTCTTGGATCCGCGCATTAGTATCGCGAACACCACAAAGCGCTGACGCTGAGGGCGGGTCGCAGCGCCGGGATCTGAGCGGCGTTGTCGGAGTAGCGATAGTGCTCATCGTGGCGCTATTGGCGGCATTCGCTCCATTTGCGGCGCCACACGATCCGAACGCCCAGGACCTCCTAGGGCGGCTAAAGCCTCCGGGGTGGCGGTCGCCATACACCGGGGACCGGTTTCTTCTCGGCACCGATCATCTGGGGCGCGATGTGCTCAGCCGGATCATCTACGGCTCGCGAGTATCGCTCCTTGTGGGCATTGTGAGTGTAGCGGTAACAGCTGCATTGGGCACGCTGCTTGGGTTGGCGGCAGGTTACTACCGCGGCGTCACCGAGACTATTATCATGAGATGTGTGGATCTCGTCATGAGCCTGCCCTTTATGCTTCTGGCCCTTGCAGTGATCGGCATAACAGGCCCTGGCCTCCAGAATTTGATTCTGGTTGTCGCACTGACGAGGTGGGCGCGCTATACTCGGGTGATCTACGGGCAGACACTGAGCTATGCGCAGAAGGAGTTCGTGGAAGCGGCGCAGGCCCTAGGCAGCTCGAACTCGCGCATTCTGCTCCATCACATGCTTCCCAACCTGTTGCCCAGCACAATAGTGTTGGCTACTTTGGACCTTGGGTTCGTGATCATTCTCGAATCGGGTCTGAGCTTTCTGGGGCTCGGAGTGCCGCCCACTATCTCCACGTGGGGCACGATGCTGGCGGACGGTCGCGCCTATCTGAACAATGCGTGGTGGATGGGCACTTTTCCGGGCCTCGCGATAATGGTTACGGTCCTCGGGTTCAACTTGCTGGGAGACTGGACACGAGATCGAATGGACCCCACACTAAGGGTCTGA
- a CDS encoding RraA family protein — protein sequence MIEHYASANASDALNKTNTMDAAIKSVNPGKRVAGRAYTVDCYPGSIITCHKALGEVKPGQILVINGHGDPSGAMWGGLMSLEAIQRGVAGVIVDGAVRDVNTIRELGLPVFAGHVTPCVGSNRTVGSTGNPIVCGGVIVRTGDLIIADDDGVVVVPEERIEEVLRRVAAIVEKEKDIAEKVRSGAHIADLIGMSDAIAAAGAASKGK from the coding sequence ATGATAGAACACTATGCCTCGGCCAATGCGAGCGACGCTCTTAACAAGACAAACACCATGGATGCGGCGATCAAAAGTGTCAACCCAGGCAAGAGAGTCGCGGGGCGGGCCTATACCGTCGACTGCTATCCGGGAAGCATTATCACATGTCACAAGGCGCTCGGTGAGGTGAAGCCAGGGCAGATTCTAGTGATCAACGGCCATGGCGATCCGAGCGGCGCCATGTGGGGCGGCCTGATGAGCCTCGAGGCCATCCAGCGCGGCGTGGCCGGGGTAATCGTAGACGGGGCTGTGCGCGACGTAAACACCATTCGCGAACTGGGCTTGCCCGTTTTTGCAGGGCATGTCACTCCATGCGTGGGCTCCAATCGGACTGTGGGATCGACCGGGAACCCCATAGTGTGTGGAGGCGTGATCGTGCGAACCGGCGACCTTATCATTGCGGACGACGATGGAGTAGTAGTAGTGCCTGAAGAGCGGATCGAAGAGGTGCTCCGGCGCGTCGCCGCCATAGTCGAAAAGGAGAAGGACATAGCCGAGAAGGTCCGTTCGGGCGCCCACATAGCCGACTTGATCGGCATGAGCGATGCCATCGCTGCAGCGGGCGCTGCGAGCAAGGGCAAGTGA
- a CDS encoding GntR family transcriptional regulator: MSSDPFSLTPLSKESKLPLYHQLADQLREAVRHGTFGADEPIPRELDIARSLRVSRSVVRQAILQLVQEGYLRRVPGRGTFAQNSPLEYDLLGFYNFKKEVERQSQTLNIRLVAFEMLPVDPLNEALFGVGPDDKICGIWRTLLVGGNPVLLERTTVPASRVPGLTEGDVREGGFFDLFTSYGLKLARARRYMEPRLADAFESQELGLRPGTPVLVIDRYTYGPGEGPVLVRCVWTVRGDRCRHYINTETSI, translated from the coding sequence GTGAGCAGCGATCCTTTTTCGCTCACCCCACTATCCAAGGAGTCAAAACTTCCACTTTATCACCAGTTAGCGGATCAGCTGCGCGAGGCGGTGCGTCACGGCACATTCGGCGCCGATGAGCCGATACCTAGGGAACTCGATATCGCAAGGTCACTCCGGGTCAGCCGTAGCGTAGTGCGGCAGGCCATTCTCCAGCTAGTTCAGGAGGGTTACCTGCGCAGGGTGCCCGGGCGAGGCACGTTCGCGCAGAATTCCCCGCTGGAATACGACCTGCTTGGCTTCTACAACTTCAAAAAGGAAGTTGAAAGGCAGAGCCAGACACTGAACATACGGCTAGTCGCGTTCGAGATGCTCCCTGTGGACCCCCTAAATGAAGCGCTTTTCGGTGTGGGACCTGATGATAAGATATGCGGCATCTGGCGGACTCTGCTTGTCGGAGGAAATCCGGTTCTGCTTGAGAGGACCACAGTCCCAGCATCCAGAGTGCCCGGCTTGACAGAGGGGGATGTGCGCGAAGGCGGGTTCTTCGATCTGTTTACCAGCTATGGACTGAAATTGGCGCGCGCGCGCCGCTACATGGAGCCGAGGCTGGCCGACGCGTTTGAAAGCCAGGAGTTGGGGTTGCGCCCGGGGACGCCGGTTCTCGTCATCGATCGATACACGTATGGTCCAGGCGAGGGACCCGTGCTGGTGCGGTGCGTATGGACAGTTCGCGGCGATCGCTGCCGACATTATATCAACACAGAGACCAGTATATGA
- a CDS encoding M20 family metallopeptidase — protein MSMDLAAIRRLLHRRPETGLDTYETAKTIMSCLDDLGVPSKTCAGTGVVAEIEGTAPGPTVAVRVDIDALPVEDLSGVEFASERSGKAHACGHDAHAAIGIGVAEALMGRRAEIAGRARLIFQPAEETFQGARAMVECGALDGVQAIFGVHNMPTVPLGSVVFVDGSAAMAASDRFRITVKGMGGHAGMPHQTRDPLVACAAVIMSLQAIVSRAIDPSQSATVSVCRMSGGTAFNVIGDSGELEGTARYLEQSVGESIADLVQSIARSTARAHRCEADTEYAQMVPPLMTSPKAVRVAMGVAADILGASKIQRSCAFMGSEDFALYAARIPASYFWVGSQGPYPLHSPRFVIDEGCIRIGVDLMTEIAIRAGRIDWLSPRL, from the coding sequence ATGTCCATGGATTTGGCGGCGATCCGTCGCCTGCTGCACCGGCGCCCCGAGACCGGGCTTGATACATACGAGACTGCTAAGACCATTATGTCTTGCCTGGATGATCTGGGCGTACCTTCGAAGACGTGCGCGGGCACGGGCGTTGTGGCTGAGATTGAGGGTACAGCTCCAGGCCCCACTGTGGCCGTGCGGGTGGACATCGATGCCCTTCCCGTTGAGGACCTATCTGGAGTCGAGTTTGCCAGCGAGCGATCTGGAAAGGCCCACGCCTGTGGGCACGACGCGCACGCGGCGATAGGGATAGGCGTCGCAGAGGCGCTCATGGGTCGACGGGCCGAGATAGCAGGGCGCGCTCGGCTCATCTTCCAGCCGGCTGAGGAGACTTTCCAAGGCGCTCGGGCGATGGTCGAGTGCGGCGCGCTTGACGGTGTGCAGGCCATATTCGGAGTGCACAACATGCCCACCGTCCCTCTGGGGAGTGTCGTGTTTGTGGATGGTTCGGCTGCTATGGCCGCGTCCGATAGGTTCAGGATTACTGTGAAGGGTATGGGCGGTCACGCCGGGATGCCCCATCAGACTAGGGATCCTCTGGTGGCGTGCGCCGCCGTGATCATGTCTTTGCAGGCCATCGTGAGCAGGGCGATTGATCCCAGCCAATCGGCTACAGTGAGTGTGTGCCGTATGTCGGGCGGGACCGCTTTCAACGTCATCGGCGACAGCGGCGAGCTCGAGGGGACCGCCCGGTATCTGGAGCAATCGGTGGGCGAATCCATTGCTGATCTGGTGCAGAGCATCGCCAGAAGCACCGCCCGCGCGCACAGATGCGAGGCAGATACCGAGTACGCGCAGATGGTACCGCCGCTTATGACGTCGCCCAAGGCTGTGCGTGTGGCTATGGGCGTCGCGGCGGACATATTGGGTGCGTCAAAGATCCAGCGGTCGTGCGCCTTCATGGGCTCTGAGGACTTCGCGCTCTATGCGGCGCGGATTCCCGCAAGCTACTTCTGGGTTGGCTCGCAGGGCCCATATCCGCTGCATAGCCCCAGATTCGTGATCGACGAAGGGTGTATTCGAATAGGCGTAGACCTCATGACTGAGATAGCCATAAGGGCTGGACGGATCGACTGGCTCTCGCCGCGGCTGTAG
- a CDS encoding ABC transporter substrate-binding protein: MYLHKFTGKMPKSMMMLVLVCVLSMCLGPMTNTVVGAPGKAGVSEAVIAQGADAVTLDPQKQSDTDTGNVCNSIYDPVLLRDHDMSIRPALATDYKRISATEWELNLRRDVKFHNGEPFNSETVKFTFDRVKDPATRALAASYFSSILKCDVVGPYTVRFTTDGPDPIFLARMTNLLVVPPKYIKEKGDDYFGRNPVGTGPYRFVQWVRDDRVVVVAYDQYFRGKPAVDRITWKAVPEMATRIAGLQSGEIDLVQAIPADQVGVLKASRNVTVVTTPCAQIQMLNFNIDAPPADNKYFRLAVAHAVDPRPIVEGLMSNHATVLDIPIADVIPNAPKGIKRLPYDPAKAKEYLAEAGYPSGVSVEMICQNGKYPMDKEIAQVLAQQLSQVGIRVTLKPTEFGQFQTLVKTRKISPIYTSGGNNVWFDADPQVTAFYASNGPISTYSNKTLDDLVIKGRTSLDAKERLAIYEKAYTMVRDEAAGIGIIQYTLLSAISNKVSWAPRPDGRIRAYEIGLSK, from the coding sequence ATGTACCTACACAAGTTCACGGGGAAGATGCCGAAGAGTATGATGATGCTTGTCCTTGTGTGCGTGCTGTCTATGTGCCTTGGCCCCATGACGAATACTGTTGTCGGGGCTCCTGGCAAGGCTGGTGTTTCCGAAGCGGTAATCGCACAGGGAGCGGATGCGGTGACGCTCGACCCGCAGAAGCAGTCGGACACGGATACAGGCAACGTCTGCAACAGCATCTACGACCCGGTGCTTCTGCGCGATCACGACATGTCTATTCGACCTGCGTTGGCGACGGACTACAAGAGGATAAGCGCTACTGAGTGGGAGTTGAACCTCCGCCGAGATGTGAAGTTCCATAACGGCGAGCCTTTCAATTCGGAAACCGTCAAGTTCACCTTCGATCGGGTCAAGGATCCTGCTACTCGGGCACTTGCGGCCTCGTACTTCTCATCGATCCTGAAGTGCGATGTTGTAGGTCCCTACACAGTCCGTTTCACCACGGACGGGCCGGATCCGATCTTTTTGGCACGCATGACCAACCTGCTTGTCGTACCTCCTAAGTACATCAAGGAGAAGGGCGACGACTACTTCGGTCGAAACCCTGTTGGAACAGGCCCATACCGTTTCGTGCAATGGGTTCGCGATGATAGAGTAGTAGTGGTAGCATACGATCAGTATTTCCGCGGAAAGCCCGCAGTTGACCGGATTACCTGGAAGGCCGTGCCAGAGATGGCCACCAGAATAGCAGGTCTGCAGAGCGGCGAGATAGACCTTGTGCAGGCGATCCCTGCCGATCAGGTAGGGGTGCTCAAGGCTTCGCGCAATGTCACCGTTGTGACGACGCCTTGCGCGCAGATCCAGATGCTCAACTTCAACATCGATGCTCCGCCGGCGGACAATAAGTACTTCCGACTGGCTGTAGCCCACGCTGTTGACCCCAGACCCATCGTAGAGGGCCTGATGAGCAACCACGCAACCGTTCTGGATATCCCGATTGCAGACGTCATTCCCAACGCTCCGAAGGGAATCAAGCGACTGCCTTACGATCCGGCAAAGGCCAAGGAGTACCTTGCCGAGGCGGGTTATCCTTCAGGTGTCTCCGTGGAGATGATCTGTCAGAATGGCAAGTACCCAATGGACAAGGAGATCGCTCAGGTTCTGGCCCAGCAGCTCAGCCAGGTGGGTATCAGAGTCACCCTGAAACCCACCGAATTTGGGCAATTCCAAACGCTAGTCAAGACCAGGAAGATATCGCCCATCTACACCAGCGGAGGAAACAACGTCTGGTTCGACGCCGATCCCCAGGTGACAGCATTCTACGCCAGCAATGGGCCGATATCGACCTACTCCAACAAGACCCTAGACGATCTGGTCATCAAGGGAAGGACAAGCCTTGACGCCAAGGAGAGACTGGCCATATACGAGAAGGCGTACACCATGGTGCGCGACGAAGCCGCGGGCATAGGGATCATCCAGTATACGCTGCTTTCGGCGATCAGCAACAAGGTGAGCTGGGCTCCTCGACCTGACGGGCGTATTAGGGCTTACGAGATAGGCCTGAGCAAGTAG
- a CDS encoding 3'-5' exonuclease — protein MEFRIADTFTDSLARLTGEEQKTVKTTAFDLQLNPANPGMQFHRLDRAKDKCFWSVRAGSDIRLIVHRTDASLLLCYVDHHDTAYDWAERRRLVTHPKTGAAQLVEIRETVKEITIPKYVEAHEPPPKPLLYADVSDDDLLSYGVPTDWIDEVREANEDTVLELADHLPSEAAEALLNLAIGVTPQVAQPTAVGTDPFDHPDAQRRFRVMTNVEELERALEYPWEKWTVFLHPAQRELVERSYNGPTRISGSAGTGKTVVALHRAVFLARSNPDARVLLTTFSETLANVLRTSLTRLISNEPRIGERLEVQSMNAVGLRLFGLNFGRPSIASREAVAQLLAEAAGQVDEQSFSSHFLMTEWQDVVDAWQLETWEAYRDVVRLGRKTRLPEKQRAVLWAVFDRVRSRLKDQSLITYSDLFNQLALRFAKSKHPPFDFVVVDEAQDVGVAQLRFLAALGAGRPDSLFFAGDLGQRIFQQPFSWKALGVDVRGRSKALRINYRTSHQIRMQADRLLEPELSDVDGNSEGRRGTISVFNGPKPIIKVLDTREAEIDTVSRWLAERVSEGLAPHEIGIFVRSSAEMDRACAAAEKAGVPFKVLDEKVGTTSGYASISAMHLAKGLEFRAVAVMACDDEVIPLQERIETVSDDSDLEEVYNTERHLLYVACTRARDQLLVTSVKPVSEFIGDLEI, from the coding sequence ATGGAATTCCGCATCGCTGATACGTTTACTGATAGCCTGGCCCGATTGACCGGCGAGGAACAGAAGACGGTCAAGACGACTGCCTTCGATCTGCAGCTTAACCCCGCGAACCCGGGAATGCAGTTCCACAGGCTTGACCGGGCGAAAGACAAGTGCTTCTGGTCCGTGCGGGCCGGCAGTGACATCCGGCTGATCGTACACAGAACGGATGCGTCTCTATTGCTATGCTACGTTGACCATCACGACACTGCGTACGACTGGGCTGAGCGACGTAGGCTCGTGACCCACCCGAAGACCGGTGCTGCTCAGTTGGTGGAGATCCGGGAGACGGTCAAAGAGATCACCATCCCGAAATACGTCGAGGCCCACGAACCGCCGCCCAAGCCGCTGCTGTATGCTGACGTCTCTGACGACGATCTGCTGAGCTATGGTGTGCCAACCGATTGGATCGACGAGGTGCGGGAGGCCAACGAGGACACCGTGCTGGAGTTGGCCGACCATCTGCCAAGTGAGGCTGCCGAGGCGCTGCTGAATCTGGCCATCGGCGTCACGCCGCAAGTCGCTCAGCCCACCGCGGTCGGAACTGATCCGTTCGATCATCCCGACGCACAGCGGCGCTTCCGAGTGATGACCAACGTTGAGGAACTGGAACGCGCCCTCGAATACCCGTGGGAGAAGTGGACTGTGTTTCTGCATCCAGCGCAGCGAGAGTTGGTTGAACGGTCCTACAATGGACCGACGCGGATTTCCGGTTCGGCAGGCACGGGGAAGACGGTCGTCGCCCTGCATCGGGCCGTCTTTCTTGCCCGCAGCAATCCCGATGCAAGGGTGTTGCTCACGACGTTCTCCGAGACCTTAGCAAATGTGCTCAGAACGAGCCTGACAAGGTTGATCAGTAACGAACCGCGCATTGGGGAACGCCTGGAAGTCCAATCAATGAACGCAGTTGGCCTACGGCTCTTCGGGCTGAACTTTGGCCGTCCGAGCATCGCATCCAGGGAGGCAGTTGCACAGCTGCTGGCCGAAGCCGCCGGACAAGTCGATGAACAGAGCTTCAGCTCGCATTTCCTGATGACTGAGTGGCAGGACGTTGTTGACGCATGGCAGCTGGAAACCTGGGAGGCGTATCGCGACGTAGTGCGTCTGGGACGCAAGACACGCCTGCCGGAGAAGCAACGTGCCGTGTTGTGGGCGGTCTTTGACCGTGTTCGGTCCCGCCTGAAGGATCAGAGCTTGATCACCTACTCCGACCTGTTCAATCAACTGGCGCTCCGGTTTGCGAAGAGCAAGCATCCGCCTTTCGACTTTGTGGTTGTGGACGAGGCGCAAGATGTCGGTGTGGCTCAGTTGCGGTTTCTTGCCGCGCTCGGAGCTGGACGACCAGATAGTCTCTTCTTCGCTGGCGACCTTGGCCAACGCATTTTCCAGCAGCCTTTCTCGTGGAAGGCGCTGGGGGTCGATGTCCGCGGGCGCTCCAAGGCTCTTCGAATCAACTACCGGACATCACACCAGATCAGAATGCAGGCTGACCGGCTGCTGGAACCCGAGTTGTCTGACGTTGATGGCAATTCCGAAGGACGGCGCGGTACGATTTCGGTATTCAACGGACCGAAACCAATCATCAAGGTGCTAGACACCCGTGAGGCGGAAATCGACACGGTCAGCCGTTGGCTTGCGGAACGAGTAAGCGAGGGATTGGCGCCCCACGAGATAGGCATTTTCGTGCGTTCTTCGGCTGAAATGGACAGAGCCTGCGCGGCAGCGGAGAAAGCAGGAGTCCCGTTCAAGGTGCTAGACGAGAAAGTCGGAACAACTAGCGGTTACGCTTCGATTAGCGCTATGCACCTTGCTAAGGGCCTAGAGTTCCGCGCTGTTGCCGTAATGGCCTGTGATGACGAAGTCATCCCACTTCAGGAACGGATCGAGACTGTCTCTGACGACTCAGACCTGGAAGAAGTGTACAACACCGAACGCCACTTGCTTTACGTTGCATGCACCCGTGCGCGCGATCAGCTGCTGGTGACCAGCGTCAAGCCGGTGTCGGAGTTTATTGGGGATTTGGAAATCTGA
- a CDS encoding abortive infection family protein, whose product MARAPLSDTIITALARLVDDSQEATRRDPSHSDLDFRFRRVGLESADPSAMGQKVGKAKRVRAVLSSALDNDVAAGERLVDSLLAAIRGCGGFREDSSNYVGRDSILNAVQAFQEEGFALSTDGELHPMVLENLSDEDLTVALRAYVRRARRGVLDAALLAGTGKDLLEAVAKHVLNRVWGRYPDTNLAGLLGQAFIALDMATPMDKPTQGEAPQKQYERVLYHLGCAVSTLRNKEGTGHGRPFLPTLSQAEAANAVQAIGLVCDYMLQKLDARSPKDDA is encoded by the coding sequence ATGGCACGAGCTCCTCTGTCGGACACGATTATCACTGCGTTGGCGCGGCTTGTCGACGATTCGCAGGAGGCGACGCGGCGCGACCCTAGCCACTCGGACCTTGATTTCCGCTTCAGGCGTGTGGGCCTTGAGAGCGCAGATCCTAGTGCAATGGGGCAGAAGGTCGGTAAGGCGAAACGTGTTCGGGCAGTTCTTAGCTCGGCTCTCGACAATGACGTTGCAGCCGGGGAGCGGCTCGTCGACTCTCTTCTTGCAGCGATTCGCGGTTGCGGAGGATTCCGAGAGGACTCCTCCAACTACGTGGGCCGTGACTCCATACTCAACGCCGTACAAGCCTTCCAGGAGGAAGGGTTCGCCCTATCGACCGATGGTGAGCTCCACCCAATGGTCTTGGAAAACTTGTCGGATGAGGATTTGACAGTCGCACTGCGAGCTTATGTTCGGCGCGCGAGGAGAGGAGTTCTAGATGCCGCACTTCTTGCAGGTACGGGCAAGGATCTGCTTGAGGCGGTCGCGAAGCATGTCCTGAACAGGGTGTGGGGGCGCTATCCCGACACGAATCTCGCCGGCCTTCTCGGGCAGGCTTTTATTGCACTAGACATGGCGACTCCCATGGATAAGCCCACGCAAGGCGAAGCGCCCCAGAAGCAGTATGAAAGGGTGCTGTATCACCTGGGATGTGCTGTTAGCACTCTCCGCAACAAGGAGGGCACAGGGCACGGGCGACCGTTTCTGCCTACTCTGTCTCAGGCGGAGGCTGCTAATGCAGTGCAGGCGATAGGGCTTGTCTGCGATTACATGCTTCAGAAGCTGGATGCTCGATCGCCGAAGGATGATGCCTAA
- a CDS encoding M20/M25/M40 family metallo-hydrolase, with translation MTEALTQRLAEQLAQIDRDFDRHVGEVQRFMRQPSVSADSWGIREMASMVADKIRSLGAECSLVETDRHPIVYGYLDAGADKTIIFYELYDVQPAHEAGWIVPPFSAEIVDLAGYGPSVVGRGAANSKGCLVGFLNTLEAIQRSGYKIPVNVIFVVEGEEEIGSPNLPGFVREHAARLQSAECVYQPYFGENASGTTIVYLGFKGMVCLELTCEGGDWGGPRERDVHAMHSAWIGSPAWRLVQALASMKGMRDASETTTIPDFARSVRPPTPEEASLLDDLKDSFDEAVVLREQGGAKRFKWARLGGVELLKKYLYEPSVNLNGIASGYSSAGTILPRQAKARLDMRLVPDMEPSQVVDSVRKHLCDQGYEDIKVDVMQAYPPSQSSLAECPADALVRSARQLAPGPVQVWPRSAGAAPHYLFTKGLGVPLAFGGLGHGGKSHSANEYIVVEGLRRHERGICGFLYTLASL, from the coding sequence TTGACCGAAGCATTGACCCAGCGACTGGCCGAGCAATTGGCCCAGATAGACCGGGATTTCGACCGACACGTCGGCGAGGTTCAGCGATTCATGCGTCAACCCAGCGTGAGCGCGGATAGCTGGGGAATCCGAGAGATGGCATCTATGGTGGCCGACAAGATCCGCTCGCTTGGCGCGGAGTGCTCTCTGGTAGAGACCGATAGGCACCCGATAGTGTACGGATACCTCGACGCCGGCGCAGACAAGACCATCATCTTCTACGAGCTGTACGATGTGCAGCCGGCCCACGAGGCCGGCTGGATAGTCCCGCCGTTCAGCGCTGAGATCGTCGATCTCGCGGGGTACGGGCCGTCCGTAGTGGGCCGGGGCGCCGCCAACAGCAAGGGTTGCCTAGTTGGGTTCCTAAACACCTTGGAGGCCATCCAAAGATCAGGGTACAAGATTCCAGTCAATGTTATCTTCGTGGTCGAAGGCGAAGAGGAGATAGGCAGCCCGAACCTTCCGGGATTCGTCCGTGAGCACGCTGCTCGGCTGCAGTCGGCGGAGTGCGTCTACCAGCCGTACTTCGGCGAAAACGCCTCCGGCACTACCATCGTCTATCTGGGCTTTAAGGGTATGGTCTGCCTGGAGCTGACGTGCGAAGGCGGTGACTGGGGCGGGCCGCGCGAGCGTGATGTGCACGCGATGCATTCGGCTTGGATCGGCAGCCCTGCGTGGCGGCTTGTGCAGGCGTTGGCCAGCATGAAAGGGATGAGGGATGCCTCTGAGACCACTACAATCCCCGATTTCGCGCGCTCGGTGAGGCCTCCGACCCCAGAGGAAGCCAGCCTACTTGATGACCTCAAAGACAGCTTCGATGAGGCAGTGGTTCTGCGAGAGCAGGGCGGCGCGAAGCGTTTCAAGTGGGCGCGGCTCGGCGGAGTGGAGCTGCTGAAGAAGTATCTGTACGAGCCAAGCGTTAACCTCAACGGGATAGCCAGCGGCTATTCCAGTGCAGGCACGATACTGCCGCGCCAGGCCAAGGCTAGGCTGGATATGCGTCTGGTTCCCGACATGGAGCCGTCACAAGTTGTCGACTCCGTCCGCAAGCATCTGTGCGATCAAGGCTATGAGGATATCAAAGTGGATGTCATGCAAGCGTACCCTCCGTCTCAGAGCTCGCTGGCCGAGTGCCCGGCGGATGCTCTGGTCCGTTCAGCGCGCCAGCTGGCGCCGGGACCTGTGCAGGTATGGCCGCGGTCGGCGGGCGCGGCGCCGCACTACCTGTTCACGAAGGGGCTGGGCGTACCGCTGGCATTCGGCGGTCTGGGCCACGGGGGCAAATCGCACAGCGCCAACGAGTACATAGTAGTCGAGGGGCTGCGCCGCCACGAACGGGGGATATGCGGATTCCTCTACACACTCGCTTCGCTATGA